One Vicia villosa cultivar HV-30 ecotype Madison, WI unplaced genomic scaffold, Vvil1.0 ctg.005607F_1_1, whole genome shotgun sequence genomic region harbors:
- the LOC131642691 gene encoding inactive exonuclease DIS3L2-like — translation MKASSVEGSMVAERIDDGEKDKKKKRRSNRRTKQNLTSSSVSEVNEAVGVSSECSGKNGTTTQTSGSVGNSTKQPGVIVLPSNEQGLSEALSVGSISMPLNDQAVPVDLRKMYIHEGGVVSKPFSEPGCCLGSSGTDKRKDSVPCRQIGVTGQRNYFSPYWSAEAVEKALDRDDVFKAVFHVNAHNRLEAYCRIDGLPTDILIGGAPAQNRAVEGDVVAIKIDPLSLWTKMKGPNVANRNTAVLEDCNLLVQDIVVGDNNCKGEDKINVDHDDSSNCRSSPGQKKVESYHNSSPYRSYPFPEKRNIFEDSNTTQGSPNHLSLIGLTGRDNNNGLHCDASASLQIKSGNEQSEVMNAVEKMCLLVNSFPSKRPTGRVVAVFERSPRRECIVGHLHVKQLIFSRDVNKKDARKNNNLVSEHEYIQLTPIDPKFPNIMLPVRDLPKSIIGRLKSGDAAIEMDLVAVQIDDWFEESPFPKGHILQIFGRGSEIQPQLDAILFQNGIRFSEFPAIALSCLPQIPWELPLKELQSRADLRNLCIFTIDPSTATDLDDALSIEKLRNGNYRVGIHIADASYFVLPDTILDGHARFRSTSVYMLQKKIPMLPALISENIGSLNPGVDRLAFSMLLDVNVNGDVVDRWIGRTVIQSCCKLSYEHAQDIIDNAFDFESSSFQGDHYPKVHGHFEWPDVITSLKSLYEISKVLKHKRIARGALRLDNPKIVILFDENGIPYDITFSEQKESNFLVEEYMLLANTTAAELICRAYSEAALLRRHPEPNMRKLIEFTAFCQKHGLNLDTSSSGHIHQSLEHIKEKLKDDPVLNDILISYATKPMQLASYFCSGYLKDNEQEWGHYALAVPLYTHFTSPLRRYSDIVVHRTLLATIEAENLYLKKIGKVVGGMNRCFTGINFDKKAAESLECREALSAAALKHRVLSAEALAGIADHCNERKKASRNVKDACDRLYIWFLLKQQKVLLSEARILGLGPKFMSIYIQKLAVERRIYYDEVEGLTAEWLEATSTLVLSISPNKRAFRKGNNNKWKALSEAVLLACPYDLKVKVDNCNQNEEMKEDFIASDMIKQHISRSDTEIEPLFFPLIVQPLSTIPVALHAVGGDAGPLDFGVRLYMSSYFG, via the exons aTGAAAGCATCGTCGGTTGAAGGATCCATGGTGGCTGAGAGGATTGATGATGGtgaaaaggataagaagaagaagcgAAGATCCAATCGTCGAACCAAGCAGAATCTGACGTCTTCTTCAG TGTCTGAAGTAAATGAAGCTGTTGGGGTGTCTTCAGAATGCTCAGGAAAAAATGGAACAACTACTCAAACATCTGGATCTGTTGGAAATTCAACGAAACAGCCGGGTGTTATTGTTTTGCCCTCTAATGAGCAAGGGTTATCTGAAGCTTTGAGTGTTGGATCTATTTCAATGCCTCTTAATGATCAGGCGGTGCCTGTTGATTTGCGAAAGATGTATATACATGAAGGGGGAGTTGTTTCAAAACCATTTTCGGAGCCTGGTTGTTGCTTAGGGTCATCAGGAACTGATAAAAGGAAAGACTCAGTCCCTTGCCGTCAAATTGGTGTTACTGGCCAGAGAAATTATTTTAGTCCATACTGGTCTGCTGAGGCTGTTGAGAAGGCATTGGAT AGGGATGATGTTTTCAAAGCTGTCTTTCATGTGAATGCTCATAATAGACTTGAG GCGTACTGCAGAATTGATGGATTGCCAACAGATATTCTCATTGGTGGGGCTCCAGCCCAGAATAGAGCT GTTGAAGGCGATGTTGTTGCCATAAAGATTGATCCTTTGTCATTGTGGACAAAAATGAAAGGACCAAATGTGGCCAACCGCAATACTGCAGTACTGGAAGATTGTAACCTTCTTGTCCAAGATATTGTAGTGGGTGATAACAATTGTAAAGGAGAGGACAAGATAAATGTTGATCATGATGACTCTTCTAATTGTAGAAGCTCTCCTGGTCAAAAAAAGGTGGAATCTTATCATAATTCTTCCCCTTATAGAAGTTATCCAtttcctgaaaaaagaaacaTTTTTGAGGATAGTAATACTACACAGGGTTCACCTAACCATTTAAGTTTAATTGGACTAACTGGCCGAGATAACAATAATGGACTTCACTGTGATGCGTCTGCTTCCTTACAGATTAAATCTGGTAATGAACAGAGTGAAGTTATGAATGCAGTGGAGAAGATGTGTTTGTTGGTtaattctttcccttctaaaagaCCAACAGGCAGAGTGGTTGCTGTTTTTGAGAGGTCTCCACGTAGAGAGTGTATTGTTGGTCATCTTCATGTGAAACAATTGATTTTTTCCCGGGACGTAAACAAGAAAGATGCAAGAAAGAATAATAATTTGGTGTCTGAGCATGAATATATCCAGCTGACGCCAATTGATCCAAAGTTTCCAAACATAATGCTTCCTGTTAGAGATTTACCAAAGAGCATTATTGGAAGGCTGAAAAGTGGTGATGCAGCAATTGAAATGGATTTGGTAGCTGTACAAATTGATGATTGGTTTGAAGAAAGTCCTTTTCCAAAGGGTCATATTTTGCAAATTTTTGGGAGAGGCAGTGAAATTCAGCCCCAATTAGATGCTATTTTATTTCAGAATGGAATCCGTTTTTCTGAATTTCCGGCTATAGCTCTATCCTGCCTTCCACAAATTCCTTGGGAGTTACCATTGAAGGAATTGCAAAGTCGAGCAGATCTTAGAAACTTGTGTATATTTACTATTGATCCTTCAACTGCAACTGATCTGGATGATGCACTGTCAATTGAGAAGTTGCGTAATGGAAATTATAGAGTAGGCATCCATATTGCTGATGCATCATACTTTGTTCTGCCAGACACAATTTTAGATGGTCATGCTCGGTTTAGGTCAACAAGTGTTTACATGTTGCAAAAGAAGATACCAATGTTACCTGCATTAATCTCAGAAAATATTGGATCGCTTAACCCTGGAGTGGATCGACTTGCATTTTCCATGCTCCTGGATGTAAATGTTAATGGAGATGTTGTAGACCGTTGGATTGGTCGTACTGTTATTCAATCTTGTTGTAAGCTTTCATATGAACATGCACAGGACATCATTGACAATGCTTTTGATTTTGAGAGTTCAAGCTTTCAAGGAGATCACTATCCAAAAGTACATGGCCATTTTGAGTGGCCTGATGTTATTACTTCTTTGAAAAGTCTCTATGAAATTTCAAAAGTTTTGAAACACAAGAGAATTGCTAGAGGGGCTCTTCGGCTTGATAACCCCAAAATTGTTATCCTGTTTGATGAGAATGGCATCCCATATGATATTACGTTTTCTGAACAGAAAGAATCAAATTTTCTTGTTGAGGAATATATGCTCTTGGCCAATACAACAGCTGCCGAATTAATATGTAGAGCTTATTCTGAAGCTGCACTACTGCGGAGGCATCCTGAACCTAATATGCGTAAGCTCATAGAGTTTACAGCATTTTGTCAGAAGCATGGTTTAAATTTGGACACCTCTTCATCTGGTCATATCCATCAGTCCTTAGAGCATATAAAGGAAAAGCTCAAGGATGACCCTGTGCTTAATGATATACTTATTTCCTATGCTACAAAGCCAATGCAGTTGGCATCTTATTTCTGTAGTGGTTATTTAAAGGATAATGAACAGGAATGGGGTCATTATGCACTTGCTGTTCCTTTATACACCCATTTTACATCACCTTTACGTCGATATTCAGATATTGTTGTCCATCGGACACTACTTGCTACGATAGAGGCCGAGAAcctttatttgaagaagattggaaAGGTAGTTGGGGGAATGAACAGATGTTTCACAGGCATCAACTTTGATAAAAAGGCTGCAGAGTCTCTCGAATGTAGGGAAGCATTATCTGCTGCAGCTTTGAAGCATAGGGTTCTGAGTGCTGAAGCGCTTGCAGGTATTGCTGATCATTGTAATGAGAGAAAGAAGGCTAGTAGAAATGTTAAGGATGCCTGTGATAGACTTTACATATGGTTTCTCCTGAAGCAGCAAAAG GTCTtattatcagaagcaagaataTTGGGACTAGGCCCAAAGTTCATGTCAATTTATATTCAGAAGCTAGCG GTTGAGAGACGCATATATTATGATGAAGTTGAAGGTTTGACTGCTGAGTGGCTTGAGGCAACATCCACACTGGTACTTAGCATATCTCCTAATAAGCGGGCTTTTAGAAAGGGCAACAATAATAAATGGAAGGCATTGTCAGAAGCTGTATTGCTTGCTTGTCCGTATGACCTGAAAGTTAAGGTGGATAATTGCAATCAAAATGAAGAAATGAAAGAGGATTTTATTGCATCTGACATGATCAAGCAGCACATTTCCAGATCTGACACTGAAATTGAGCCTTTGTTTTTTCCACTCATTGTGCAACCTCTTTCAACAATTCCAGTTGCACTTCATGCTGTTGGTGGTGATGCCGGGCCTCTTGATTTTGGTGTGAGGCTTTACATGAGCTCTTATTTTGGGTAA